A region from the Haloarcula limicola genome encodes:
- a CDS encoding DUF7577 domain-containing protein, protein MMGSEWLYGAIALLVGLHVLTMLYAYRRQSDPAAGATQTDAETRPAVGSDEEEEADGTVNCAHCGTVNQQGYQFCRECVADLSGSAPRRQSPDHTQPY, encoded by the coding sequence ATGATGGGGAGCGAATGGCTGTACGGTGCCATCGCCCTGCTCGTCGGGCTGCACGTCCTGACGATGCTGTACGCCTACCGCCGGCAGAGCGACCCCGCCGCCGGCGCCACGCAGACGGACGCGGAGACGCGTCCAGCGGTCGGCAGCGACGAGGAAGAGGAGGCCGACGGAACCGTCAACTGCGCTCACTGCGGCACCGTCAACCAGCAGGGCTATCAGTTCTGCCGGGAGTGCGTCGCCGACCTCTCCGGTAGCGCGCCCCGGCGACAGTCGCCCGACCACACCCAACCATACTGA
- a CDS encoding Gfo/Idh/MocA family protein, with the protein MRFGVLSTAEIGRESVIPAIQRSEHAVAAIGSRDADRARAVADQLGIESAYSDYETMLAEADIDAVYNPLPNGLHAEWSRRAADAGLHVLCEKPLAVDAAEAADLFSYFEDRGVTLMEAFMYQFHPRTERAREVVGEELGEITSVDASFTFRLDDAGDIRLDPDLAGGSLMDVGCYAVSAVRGFLGEPDRAYGHAVDSRATSVDTTFSGVLEYDDGRVGRVACGFDTPNNERYRVETTDGWLEARNCFGPGPDQSVSLTYAVDGREATETFDAVDQYTLQAEAFADAVAAGETPRVDRAESMGNARTIDALYRSAEEGAPVAVADPN; encoded by the coding sequence ATGCGTTTCGGAGTGCTCTCGACGGCGGAGATCGGACGCGAGTCGGTGATTCCAGCCATCCAGCGGAGCGAGCACGCGGTCGCCGCGATCGGCTCCCGCGACGCCGACCGCGCCCGCGCCGTCGCCGACCAACTCGGCATCGAGTCGGCTTACAGCGACTACGAGACGATGCTCGCCGAGGCCGACATCGACGCGGTGTACAACCCGCTGCCCAACGGTCTCCACGCCGAGTGGAGCCGACGGGCCGCGGACGCGGGCCTGCACGTCCTCTGTGAGAAGCCGCTGGCCGTCGACGCCGCCGAGGCCGCCGACCTCTTTTCCTACTTCGAGGACCGCGGCGTCACGCTGATGGAGGCGTTCATGTATCAGTTCCACCCGCGGACCGAGCGGGCGCGCGAGGTCGTCGGCGAGGAACTCGGCGAGATCACCTCGGTCGACGCCTCGTTCACCTTCCGCCTCGACGACGCCGGGGACATCCGCTTGGACCCCGACCTCGCGGGGGGCAGCCTGATGGACGTGGGCTGTTACGCGGTCAGCGCGGTTCGCGGGTTCCTGGGCGAACCCGACCGCGCGTACGGCCACGCCGTCGACTCGCGGGCGACGAGCGTCGATACGACTTTCTCCGGCGTCCTCGAATACGACGACGGCCGGGTCGGGCGGGTCGCCTGTGGTTTCGATACGCCGAATAACGAACGCTACCGCGTCGAGACCACGGACGGCTGGCTCGAAGCGCGGAACTGCTTCGGTCCGGGCCCCGACCAGTCGGTGTCGCTCACCTACGCCGTCGACGGCCGAGAGGCGACCGAGACGTTCGACGCCGTCGACCAGTACACCCTGCAGGCCGAGGCGTTCGCCGACGCCGTCGCGGCCGGCGAGACGCCCCGCGTCGACCGCGCGGAGTCGATGGGGAACGCGCGCACGATCGACGCGCTGTATCGGAGCGCCGAAGAGGGGGCGCCGGTGGCCGTCGCCGATCCGAACTGA
- a CDS encoding aldo/keto reductase, which yields MTIPTTTLPSGDELPMVGVGTWQLDDDTVGDSVRAGLDAGYGHVDTAEGYHNEAAIGDALSEYDREDYFLTSKVLPKHLDYESVIAACEASLDRLNTEYLDLYLVHWPNPAISIRETMNAMAHLKEAGKVRNVGVSNFSAYQLSTAQHVSDVPIAVNQIEYHPWNTQDDVVEHCRETDTVVEAAAPLGRTEVFEDETIQTVAEEYGRSVPQVILKWAVENDVVPLPKSTSPDHVRANLELFDWDLAEEDRRRIDDIDRHQPVYDHPARDWTSDTYGISQ from the coding sequence GTGACGATTCCCACCACGACACTGCCGAGCGGCGACGAGCTCCCGATGGTCGGCGTCGGGACGTGGCAACTGGACGACGACACCGTCGGCGACTCCGTGCGAGCGGGGTTAGACGCCGGCTACGGCCACGTCGACACCGCCGAGGGGTACCACAACGAAGCCGCCATCGGCGACGCCCTTTCCGAGTACGACCGCGAAGACTACTTCCTCACCTCGAAGGTCCTGCCGAAACACCTCGACTACGAGTCGGTCATCGCCGCCTGTGAGGCGTCGCTCGATCGGCTGAACACGGAGTACCTCGACCTGTATCTGGTCCACTGGCCCAACCCGGCGATCTCGATCCGCGAGACGATGAACGCGATGGCCCACCTGAAAGAGGCGGGCAAGGTCCGGAACGTCGGCGTCTCGAACTTCAGCGCCTACCAACTCAGCACCGCCCAGCACGTCAGCGACGTGCCCATCGCGGTCAACCAGATCGAGTACCACCCGTGGAACACCCAGGACGACGTGGTCGAGCACTGCCGCGAGACCGACACCGTCGTCGAGGCCGCCGCGCCGCTCGGTCGGACCGAGGTGTTCGAGGACGAGACGATCCAGACCGTCGCCGAGGAGTACGGCCGCTCGGTCCCGCAGGTCATCCTGAAGTGGGCCGTCGAGAACGACGTCGTGCCCCTCCCGAAGTCCACCTCGCCGGACCACGTCCGGGCCAACCTCGAACTGTTCGACTGGGACCTCGCTGAGGAGGACCGCCGGCGCATCGACGACATCGACCGCCACCAGCCGGTGTACGACCACCCCGCGCGGGACTGGACGAGCGACACCTACGGCATCTCGCAGTAG
- a CDS encoding malectin domain-containing carbohydrate-binding protein: MRGANEATRLLAVVFSVLMITSAMGIGAMFSVGVAQGQTAGETLYQANAGGSFTADGDTWDPLIDYQVAGEDETSSHGQPSAIDDSVPSDTPTQIWETERWDPDGGEEMQYEFSVPDGQQVEVRLYFYDGYSGTSSVGDRVFDVSVEDQTVEEFDVIEAYGDDTGGMKSFTVTSDGTIDVDFAHVTENPQVNAIEIVAAEPEPDTLGGPSDVDFGSVVTGQTESETVTVTNLGGDGDSSIDISGVSVSGDAAFSAGSASQTTLAPGESADIPVTFSPSEVATKSATLEISHTGSNSPLTVDLTGEGASAVDPGFSKSQLQGFSASNPTAIDFGPDGRAYVSTQGGTVYALAVERTGENSYQVVNEVQIDAIKDIPNHDDLGNLESGETNRQITGITAGGTAENPVVYVSSSDPEIDVGQDDDDTDTNSGAISRLTISPGSDDTLQASEVSHDVMVLGLPRSEENHATNGIDLSADGDTMYVAQGGHTNKGAPGDNFGHTPEYALSAAILEIDLAQIESNYQAKNLQNYDSDYPDLSFYYGIPTIQNDDATDGDDLPFGGNDGINQAKLVEGGPVQIYSPGYRNPYDLVVTESGQVYAADHGPNGGWGGQPADATGSIVADAASVTNHPNEDGSFSTNDQLVKVDEGDYGGHAAPIRANPTGADIYDANGNVIFDINASNSPVPSSMVNPVEADYIPPTSDSPDPGAPAGSANTMEFEDGDPVLFGPTGATTEYTASNFGGAMQGDLVQVELGGDIERVELSDDGTTVTNVETIANTNGPLGATAQGDDEVFAGTVWTANHGSGGLTVLEPVDYGDNDSDGGTQCTGADDASLDEDGDGYDNADEIDAGTDPCSSASTPADFDDDGTSNLNDPDDDNDGLDDTEDPFAVDASNGMDTTLPVEHDLSELSLFGENGQGWTGLMMNGSNYQDLYDPTQMTVGGAAEVLTVEQVPPGDAYSNTNTQQYGFQFGADTPDEPFTVETTVSSFPDSPENYQSAGLFLGTGDQSNYTKLVVAADGGNGGVEFAKEVDDSFTHPSSPNVVSDSAVTTSQTTLRMTVDPTTDPAPDNGVEEVAVTAEYEVAGNTTEVGTAAVPASWFDTSDGVAPAFGVISTSNGASSTFSATWTDISVEYVTPPENQPPTADAGADQTVDEGADVTLDASGSDDPDGDQLGYTWTQTAGPDVSLSVNDGEQTTFTAPEVDAETTLTFEVNVSDGEDTDADTVNVTVQDTDTAPAEGEVVYRVNAGGQEVAATDGGPAWSADTDVSPSQYVNADGDNGLNTYSTGDTITLDGSVPSSTPASVFQTERYDENTSGSAADDTEMQWSFDAEQGATYEVRLYFAEIFLDSSNVGTQGPRTFDVVVEGQTELDDYNIYQQYGHDVGAMESFEVTPSDGTIDVAFLHEQENPKISAIEVVKVSDSSGSGDMTVAEAVASYDDDGDDTQIENEEIQAAVNWWTTGSEVPNTGGETISNSQIQQLVNMWATGATVGDGSGDDGDTATGSALVEVTPDTGLETSTYGSGSYQVTNTGEKNISSVSFDLDTATLPDMVFDPQGTAGDPTGEGLNIADDGGTNITTEPGSGEAFSEPHNGQNADDGYDVMTVEFADFESGETATFWADNDPTSIKGATVGSQEAGPVSGLELARSTVTVTYEDGTTQTTQLMGDGSAGGSTAVVTDSEAPAPTIGAQDVSLDDTALDDYHSAATVSSADQTVTVTGEPGETVTLVRVEGELTLTNVPDADGDGEPGYEIEAYEANDAEAVEYYSVTLDGDGEAAVPVTLTNTTGDSDAGNAGYNYFVAAHGEASGDMGLASNVVVLKYEEGTDDGDTGGSGDVAFAVNAGGSEYTATDGTVYQADTNFDGGSAYDTTQAIGDTQNDPLYQTERYGDFWYNASAPNGTYEVTLEFAEIYHGTSQDNNDVNGDGTNVGDRLFDVNAEGQQVLNDYDIYANAGALNATNETVTVEVTDGELNLEFVTESDNAKVSAIKVAAAEDGSGGSSGTASADFAVNANGGVDASTYGSGSFEIANTGDQQISSVTYDLSSAAFPDVVFDPQGTAGDSGAKGFTPDSGASAVSPSGSFAAPHNGQNGDDGYDELTVDFGDFEGDESFAFSTDIDPTSIKDASGTGAAGSVSGLELSGATVTVEYADGTTQTTNLFGDGSSGGSQAAAKADVPAAPTTGAEGVTLDSSALDSQHSAATVSSADQTVTVSGPAGATVQLLHVEGQLELANQADGYDLEAYEANTAENVGYQTVQLDSNGQATVDVTLTNTSGSGVEGGFNYFVAAVEDGSGDTGATSNVVVMKYSEGSDSSGTQVLHRVNAGEGTTLSATDDGPDWIGVADTSSPYLASVANSSAGTYCSGSITATTAAVPSSTPDAVYDCERYGNSTWEFSVDSGQQVEVRLYVGNQFSGTSEPGDRDFNVSVEGQQVLTNYDPVADVGHQTGTMKNFTVTEDGDGAITVTFDKGASENPQVNAIEIVEGGSA, encoded by the coding sequence ATGAGGGGAGCGAACGAAGCGACGCGACTTCTCGCGGTCGTGTTTTCGGTCCTGATGATCACGTCGGCGATGGGAATCGGTGCGATGTTCAGCGTCGGGGTAGCGCAGGGTCAGACAGCGGGAGAGACACTGTATCAGGCGAACGCGGGTGGATCGTTCACCGCGGACGGGGACACCTGGGACCCGCTGATAGACTATCAGGTCGCCGGCGAGGACGAAACGTCGAGTCACGGCCAGCCGAGCGCGATCGACGACTCGGTCCCGTCCGACACGCCCACGCAGATCTGGGAAACGGAACGGTGGGACCCCGATGGCGGCGAAGAGATGCAGTACGAGTTCAGCGTCCCGGACGGTCAGCAAGTGGAGGTCCGACTCTACTTCTACGACGGGTACTCGGGAACTAGCAGCGTCGGTGACCGCGTCTTCGACGTGAGCGTCGAGGACCAGACGGTCGAGGAGTTCGACGTCATCGAGGCGTACGGCGACGACACCGGCGGCATGAAGTCGTTCACTGTCACGAGCGACGGGACGATCGACGTCGACTTCGCGCACGTGACGGAGAATCCGCAGGTCAACGCCATCGAGATCGTCGCGGCCGAGCCGGAACCCGACACGCTCGGCGGCCCGTCCGATGTCGACTTCGGCTCGGTCGTCACCGGCCAGACCGAGTCCGAGACGGTCACCGTGACGAACCTCGGCGGCGACGGCGACTCGAGCATCGACATCTCGGGTGTCTCCGTCAGCGGCGACGCCGCCTTCTCGGCGGGGTCGGCGTCACAGACGACGCTCGCACCCGGCGAGTCCGCCGACATCCCGGTGACGTTCTCGCCCTCGGAGGTGGCTACGAAGAGCGCAACGCTCGAAATCAGCCACACGGGGAGCAACAGCCCGCTGACGGTCGACCTGACCGGCGAGGGTGCGAGCGCGGTCGACCCCGGCTTCTCGAAGAGCCAGCTGCAGGGTTTCAGCGCCAGTAACCCGACGGCCATCGACTTCGGCCCCGACGGCCGCGCCTACGTCTCGACGCAGGGCGGGACCGTCTACGCGCTCGCGGTCGAGCGCACGGGCGAGAACAGCTACCAGGTCGTCAACGAGGTCCAGATCGACGCGATCAAAGACATTCCGAACCACGACGACCTCGGAAACCTCGAATCCGGTGAGACCAACCGGCAGATAACCGGTATCACCGCCGGCGGGACCGCCGAGAATCCGGTCGTCTACGTCTCCTCGTCTGACCCCGAGATCGACGTCGGGCAGGACGACGACGACACGGACACCAACTCCGGTGCCATCTCGCGGCTGACGATTTCGCCCGGTAGCGACGACACGCTGCAGGCGAGCGAGGTCAGCCACGACGTGATGGTCCTCGGCCTCCCGCGCTCGGAGGAGAACCACGCGACCAACGGCATCGACCTCTCGGCCGACGGCGACACGATGTACGTCGCACAGGGGGGTCACACGAACAAGGGCGCGCCGGGCGACAACTTCGGGCACACGCCCGAGTACGCGCTCTCGGCGGCCATCTTGGAGATCGACCTCGCCCAGATAGAGAGCAACTACCAGGCGAAGAACCTCCAGAACTACGATAGCGACTACCCGGACCTGTCGTTCTACTACGGGATTCCGACCATCCAGAACGACGACGCGACGGACGGCGACGACCTGCCGTTCGGCGGCAACGACGGCATCAACCAAGCGAAGCTCGTCGAGGGCGGACCGGTGCAGATCTACTCGCCCGGCTACCGGAACCCCTACGACCTCGTCGTCACGGAGAGCGGGCAGGTCTACGCGGCCGACCACGGCCCGAACGGCGGCTGGGGCGGCCAGCCCGCCGACGCGACCGGAAGCATCGTCGCGGACGCGGCGAGCGTCACGAACCACCCGAACGAGGACGGGAGCTTCAGCACGAACGACCAGCTCGTCAAAGTCGACGAGGGCGACTACGGCGGCCACGCCGCGCCCATCCGCGCGAACCCGACCGGCGCGGACATCTACGACGCGAACGGGAACGTGATATTCGACATCAACGCGTCGAACTCGCCCGTCCCGTCCAGTATGGTGAACCCGGTGGAGGCGGACTACATCCCGCCGACTAGCGACTCGCCCGACCCGGGCGCACCCGCCGGCAGCGCGAACACGATGGAGTTCGAGGACGGCGACCCAGTCCTGTTCGGGCCGACCGGCGCGACCACCGAGTACACCGCCTCGAACTTCGGCGGGGCCATGCAGGGCGACCTCGTGCAGGTCGAACTCGGCGGCGACATCGAACGCGTCGAGCTGAGTGACGACGGCACGACGGTCACGAACGTCGAGACCATCGCCAACACCAACGGCCCTCTCGGAGCCACCGCACAGGGCGACGACGAGGTGTTCGCCGGGACGGTCTGGACCGCCAACCACGGCAGCGGCGGCCTCACCGTTCTCGAACCCGTCGACTACGGCGACAACGATAGCGACGGCGGCACGCAGTGTACCGGCGCGGACGACGCCTCGCTCGACGAGGACGGCGACGGCTACGACAACGCCGACGAGATCGACGCGGGCACCGACCCGTGTTCGTCGGCCTCGACGCCCGCCGACTTCGACGACGACGGAACGTCGAACCTGAACGACCCGGACGACGACAACGACGGCCTCGACGACACCGAGGACCCGTTCGCGGTCGACGCCAGCAACGGTATGGACACGACGCTGCCGGTCGAGCACGACCTGTCCGAACTCAGCCTCTTCGGCGAGAACGGACAGGGCTGGACCGGACTGATGATGAACGGCTCGAACTACCAGGACCTCTACGACCCGACGCAGATGACGGTCGGCGGCGCGGCCGAGGTCCTGACCGTCGAGCAGGTGCCACCGGGAGACGCCTACTCGAACACGAACACCCAGCAGTACGGCTTCCAGTTCGGCGCAGACACGCCCGACGAGCCGTTCACCGTCGAGACGACGGTGAGTAGCTTCCCGGACAGCCCGGAGAACTACCAGTCGGCCGGGCTGTTCCTCGGCACCGGCGACCAGTCGAACTACACGAAACTGGTCGTCGCGGCCGACGGCGGCAACGGCGGCGTCGAGTTCGCCAAGGAGGTCGACGACTCATTCACCCATCCGAGTTCGCCGAACGTCGTCAGCGACAGCGCGGTCACGACGTCGCAGACGACGCTCCGCATGACGGTGGACCCGACGACCGATCCCGCGCCGGACAACGGCGTCGAGGAGGTCGCGGTGACCGCCGAGTACGAAGTCGCGGGTAACACGACCGAAGTCGGAACCGCCGCGGTCCCGGCCAGTTGGTTCGACACCTCTGACGGCGTCGCGCCGGCGTTCGGCGTCATCTCGACGTCCAACGGCGCGAGCAGCACGTTCTCGGCGACGTGGACCGACATCTCCGTCGAGTACGTCACGCCGCCCGAGAACCAGCCGCCGACGGCCGACGCGGGCGCGGACCAGACCGTCGACGAGGGCGCGGACGTGACTCTCGACGCCTCCGGTAGCGACGACCCGGACGGCGACCAGCTCGGGTACACGTGGACCCAGACGGCCGGTCCCGACGTCAGCCTGAGCGTCAACGACGGCGAGCAGACGACGTTCACCGCGCCCGAGGTCGACGCTGAGACGACGCTGACCTTCGAGGTCAACGTCTCCGACGGCGAAGACACGGACGCCGACACGGTGAACGTCACCGTCCAGGACACCGACACCGCGCCCGCCGAGGGCGAGGTCGTCTACCGCGTCAACGCCGGCGGTCAGGAGGTCGCGGCGACTGACGGCGGCCCGGCATGGAGCGCGGACACGGACGTGAGTCCGTCCCAGTACGTCAACGCCGACGGCGACAACGGCCTCAACACATACAGCACAGGCGACACGATCACGCTCGACGGCTCGGTGCCGTCGAGCACGCCCGCGTCGGTGTTCCAGACGGAACGCTACGACGAGAACACCAGCGGATCGGCCGCCGACGACACGGAGATGCAGTGGTCGTTCGACGCGGAGCAGGGTGCGACCTACGAGGTCCGCCTCTACTTCGCCGAGATCTTCCTCGACTCCTCGAACGTCGGCACCCAGGGTCCGCGGACCTTCGACGTCGTCGTCGAGGGCCAGACGGAACTGGACGACTACAACATCTACCAGCAGTACGGTCACGACGTCGGCGCGATGGAGTCCTTCGAGGTGACGCCCTCGGACGGCACCATCGACGTCGCGTTCCTGCACGAGCAGGAGAACCCGAAGATATCCGCCATCGAGGTCGTCAAAGTCAGCGACAGTAGCGGCAGCGGCGACATGACCGTCGCGGAGGCGGTCGCCAGCTACGACGACGACGGCGACGACACCCAGATAGAGAACGAGGAGATTCAGGCGGCCGTCAACTGGTGGACCACCGGCAGCGAGGTGCCGAACACCGGTGGCGAGACCATCAGTAATTCGCAGATACAGCAGCTCGTCAACATGTGGGCGACCGGCGCTACCGTCGGCGACGGCTCCGGTGACGACGGCGACACCGCTACCGGGTCGGCCCTGGTCGAAGTGACGCCCGACACCGGACTAGAGACCAGCACCTACGGCAGCGGCTCCTATCAGGTGACGAACACCGGCGAGAAGAACATCTCGTCGGTGTCGTTCGACCTCGATACGGCGACGCTCCCGGACATGGTGTTCGACCCGCAGGGAACCGCGGGCGACCCGACCGGTGAGGGGCTCAACATCGCCGACGACGGCGGTACCAACATCACGACAGAGCCCGGCAGCGGCGAGGCGTTCTCGGAGCCCCACAACGGGCAGAACGCCGACGACGGCTACGACGTGATGACCGTCGAGTTCGCCGACTTCGAGAGCGGCGAGACGGCCACCTTCTGGGCCGACAACGACCCGACCAGCATCAAGGGCGCGACGGTCGGCTCCCAGGAGGCCGGCCCGGTCTCCGGACTGGAACTCGCTCGTTCGACGGTGACGGTCACCTACGAGGACGGGACGACCCAGACCACCCAGCTGATGGGCGACGGCAGCGCCGGCGGGTCGACCGCCGTCGTCACCGACAGCGAGGCCCCCGCGCCGACCATCGGCGCACAGGACGTCTCGCTCGATGACACCGCGCTCGACGACTACCATAGCGCAGCGACGGTCTCCTCGGCCGACCAGACGGTGACGGTCACCGGCGAGCCGGGCGAGACGGTCACGCTCGTGCGCGTCGAGGGCGAACTGACGCTGACGAACGTCCCGGACGCCGACGGTGACGGCGAACCGGGCTACGAGATCGAGGCCTACGAGGCCAACGACGCCGAAGCGGTCGAGTACTACTCGGTCACGCTCGACGGCGACGGCGAGGCCGCGGTCCCGGTCACGCTGACCAACACGACCGGCGACTCGGACGCCGGCAACGCCGGCTACAACTACTTCGTGGCCGCACACGGCGAGGCCAGCGGCGACATGGGCCTCGCATCGAACGTCGTGGTCCTGAAGTACGAGGAGGGCACCGACGACGGCGACACCGGCGGTTCCGGTGACGTCGCCTTCGCCGTGAACGCTGGCGGGAGCGAGTACACCGCGACCGACGGAACGGTCTATCAGGCCGACACGAACTTCGACGGCGGCTCGGCCTACGACACGACGCAGGCCATCGGCGACACCCAGAACGACCCGCTGTACCAGACCGAGCGGTACGGCGACTTCTGGTACAACGCGTCGGCCCCGAATGGCACCTACGAGGTCACCCTGGAGTTCGCCGAAATCTACCACGGGACCTCACAGGACAACAACGATGTCAACGGCGACGGCACGAACGTCGGCGACCGCCTGTTCGACGTGAACGCCGAGGGACAGCAGGTCCTGAACGACTACGACATCTACGCGAACGCCGGGGCGCTCAACGCGACCAACGAGACGGTCACCGTCGAGGTGACCGACGGCGAACTGAACCTGGAGTTCGTCACCGAATCCGACAACGCCAAGGTCAGCGCTATCAAGGTCGCGGCAGCCGAGGACGGCTCGGGCGGGTCCAGCGGGACCGCTTCGGCCGACTTCGCCGTCAACGCGAACGGCGGCGTCGACGCCAGCACCTACGGTAGCGGTTCCTTCGAGATCGCGAACACCGGCGACCAGCAGATCTCGTCGGTCACTTACGACCTGAGTTCGGCGGCGTTCCCCGACGTGGTCTTCGACCCGCAGGGGACCGCCGGCGACTCGGGTGCGAAGGGCTTCACGCCCGACAGCGGTGCGAGCGCCGTCTCGCCGTCCGGGTCGTTCGCGGCACCGCACAACGGACAGAACGGTGACGACGGCTACGACGAACTGACCGTCGACTTCGGCGACTTCGAGGGCGACGAGTCCTTCGCCTTCTCGACGGACATCGACCCGACGAGCATCAAGGACGCCTCGGGGACGGGCGCGGCCGGTTCCGTCTCCGGGCTCGAGCTCTCGGGCGCGACGGTGACCGTCGAGTACGCCGACGGTACCACGCAGACGACGAACCTGTTCGGCGACGGTAGTTCGGGCGGCTCGCAGGCCGCCGCGAAGGCGGACGTCCCGGCCGCGCCGACGACCGGTGCGGAAGGCGTCACGCTCGATTCGAGCGCGCTCGACAGCCAGCACAGCGCTGCGACGGTCTCCTCGGCCGACCAGACCGTGACGGTCTCCGGGCCGGCCGGTGCGACCGTCCAGCTGCTCCACGTCGAGGGCCAGCTCGAACTCGCCAACCAGGCCGACGGCTACGACCTCGAAGCCTACGAGGCTAACACCGCCGAGAACGTCGGCTACCAGACCGTCCAACTGGACAGTAACGGTCAGGCGACCGTCGACGTCACGCTCACCAACACGTCCGGTAGCGGCGTCGAGGGCGGCTTCAACTACTTCGTCGCCGCCGTCGAGGACGGCAGCGGCGACACCGGCGCGACGTCGAACGTCGTCGTCATGAAGTACTCCGAGGGGAGCGACTCGTCGGGCACGCAGGTGCTCCACCGCGTCAACGCCGGTGAGGGGACGACCCTCAGCGCGACCGACGACGGTCCCGACTGGATCGGTGTCGCGGACACCAGTTCACCGTACCTCGCCTCGGTGGCGAACTCCAGCGCCGGAACCTACTGCAGCGGGAGCATCACCGCGACGACCGCTGCCGTTCCGTCGAGCACCCCCGACGCAGTGTACGACTGCGAGCGCTACGGCAACTCCACCTGGGAGTTCTCGGTGGACTCCGGTCAGCAGGTCGAGGTGCGACTGTACGTCGGCAACCAGTTCTCCGGCACGAGCGAACCCGGTGACCGAGATTTCAACGTCTCCGTCGAGGGTCAGCAGGTCCTGACGAACTACGACCCCGTGGCCGACGTCGGCCACCAGACCGGGACGATGAAGAACTTCACCGTCACCGAGGACGGCGACGGCGCGATTACGGTCACCTTCGACAAAGGAGCCTCCGAGAATCCGCAGGTCAACGCCATCGAGATCGTCGAAGGGGGGAGCGCGTAA